Genomic DNA from bacterium:
TTGACAAAGTCTCTGCTCAACTGAGATTTTTCCTGATCATAAACCGCGATCTTTACATGCTTTACATCAAAGTTTACTGCATAACCGAACATTACAAGCAGCATAACTGGGAAGAAGAAGATAACAAACATTAATCTCTTGTCTCGCTTCAACTGCCGGAATTCTTTTTTTGCTATTGCATAAATCCTATTTAGCATTCGCTTTGTCCTTTTCCAGAAGATGGATGAATACATCTTCCAATGTTGGAACGATTTTGTCAATTCTGTGCACTGCTATAGAGTTTCTGTTTGTTAGAATTTCTCTGATGTCAGCTTCACCTTTTGAGTTGTCATTAAGTATGATGTGGAGATAGTTTCCGAAAATTGATATTTCACCAACCCAATCTTCCTTTTCGAGGATTTCCATACTATCAACAACTCTGTCCGATTCAATTTCAAAAATTGTATGCTTTATGTAATTGGTTTTTAGCTGCTTTGCATTTCCCTGTGCTATCAATTTACCAGCATTAATAAGAATGATATCGTTGCAGAATTCAGCTTCATCGAGATAGTGAGTAGTGACAAGAATTGTAATTCCAGCGGCAGAGAGGTCGTTTATAAGATCCCAGAAATTTCTTCTTGAAATAGGATCAACACCGCTTGTCGGTTCATCTAAAAAAACTATTTTGGGTTCGTGTATTACTGCAGTGCCAAGCGCAAGTCTTTGTTTAATTCCTCCCGGTAGTGAGCCGGTAATTAATTTTTCTTTGCCTTCGAGATTTGCAACTTTTAAAGCCCACTTTTTTCGCTCTTCATACTTTTTACCAGCAAGACCATAAACTCCCGCGAAGAATCTAATATTTTCTTCAACTGTAAGATCATTGTAGAGTGAGAACTTCTGTGACATATATCCGATTTGTGTTTTTACTTTGTCTGGCTCTTTCATTATGCTATATCCGCCGACAAGTGCATCGCCTGATGTAGGTTCAAGAATTCCAGTGAGCATTCTGATTGTAGTCGATTTTCCCGCACCGTTTGCACCGAGAAATCCGAAGATTTCGCCCTGCTTTACATTGAAGGATACATTATCAACTGCGGTAAAGCTTCCGAATTTTTTTGTGAGATTATTTACTTCGATGCGGTTCAATTCTGCTATTCCTGAGTCCTCAATAGATCTTTCTTCCAACAGCTAAATTCAATCTCGCTTTTGCAAGTTCATAATCAGCCTGTGAAATTGTAAGTTTTGATTTAGAATTGAGCAATTCGGTTTCTGCATCTATCAGATCGCTTGTTGTTGCCAGCTGGTTATCGTACTTGTCTTTTGTAATTCTGAAATTTTCTTCGGCAGATTCAACAGCTAACTTACTCACTGTAATTTTTTCTGATTGACTGTTCACCACCAGGTAAGCGTTGTAGACTTCGATTTCAATTTGTTCTTTCAATAGCTCGAATGACTCTTTATTTTGCAGCATTTCTTGTTCTGCCTGCTCAGATTTTGAAGAAGTATAACCCCAGTCCCACAAATCCCAGTTAAGAGATAATCCAACAGACCAGAGTTGAAGTTTTTCATTATCAATTGAAAAAGTTTCTGCATTCACATTATATAAATAGAAATTTCCTCCTGCATAAAGCTTTGGCCACCAGTTTGAGTTTGCGGCTGTTATTCTGTCCTCTGATGATTTAATTTTATATTCAAATGATTTAAGTTCTTCTCTGTTAGCCATTGCTTCGAAAAGAAATTCGTCATAGTTAACTTCTTGTACCTGGATTAAAATAAAATTTGTCTCGATATCAGTTGAATCGTTAAGAGGCAAACCAAGTGATTTGTTAAAGTTTGCTTTTGCTAATGATAAATTATTTTTTGCATCTATTAATTGCAGCATTGTGTTTGATGATTGAAGCTGCAGCTTCAGGTAATCGTTTGTTGTAACCAGTCCATTGTCCATAAAGTTTTTTGTTATTCTTAACTCTTCATCGAGTGAGCGCAAGTACTCTTCACTTAAATCCACCTGCTTTTGAGCTTTGAATAAATTCCAGAAAGAATTATGAATTTCGAGAGCTTTATTGTTGATATTTTTTTGATGTTCGTGATTGGCAGCTTCAAAATTGTTTTCCGCCGAGCTGCGTAATGAGGATAACTGGAATCCCGTAAATATTGGCTGCTGGATTGATAGCTGCATTCCATAAAGATAAAAAGGATTTTTTATCTGCGTGGGCATTTGTCCTAGCTTTAACTGATCCGGATCGTTCAGGTTCAGATAATTGTATGCTGCACTTAAGCTAAGTTTCGGAAACATTTGCGATGTGTATTCAGTGACCCTTGCATCAGAACTCTTCAAAACAGATTCAGAGATTTTAATATGTCTGCTATTCTTTAGACCTACTTCAATACTTTGCTGCAAAGTTAGTTTTTGAGTCTGTGAATACAATCCTGAAATTAAAATCAAGCTCATTAAAATTATTTTTTTCATAGTGAAGTCCTTTAAAAATCTTTTTTTATCAATGACTCTTTACTTATCAAATGAATAAATACATTTTCAAGAGACGCCGGTATAATTCTGTGATCGATTATTTGAACATTATTGTCGGTTAAAAGTTTTTTTAAGCCGGGATATTGAACATCATAACTTTTTAATGCTACATTCAATCTGTCGCCGTACATCTGAACTTCGTAATCTGTATTTACCGTTATGAGTTTATAAGCATCCCTGATAGGCGAGCAGACAATTTCCACAACTTCTTCATTCAGAGAAGCTTTTACATTTTTGGGTGTATCCCAGCTGATTATTTTCCCGTTATTCATTAATGCAACATTGTTGCATCTTTCTGCTTCGTCGAGGTATGGAGTAGTCATAAAAATTGTAATCTCCTCTTTGAGCAGATTAGAAAGTATTTTCCAGAAATCTCTTCTTGAAACGGGATCGACACCTGTAGTTGGTTCATCGAGGAAAATTATTTTTGGTTTGTGAATAAGCGTGCAGGCAAGAGCCAGCTTCTGTTTCATTCCCCCGGAAAGCTTTTCAGCAAGCCGATCGCGGAAAGGAGTTAGTCTGGTAAACTCGAGAAGCTCATTTCTTCTTTCCTCAAAATTTTTAACTCCGTGAATGTCCGCAAAGAACTCTATATTTTCATCAATTGTTAGATCACCGTACAGAGAAAACTTCTGTGAAAGGTAACCGATCTCATCCTTAATTTTATTCTTCTGAGTTTTAAGATCATATCCAAGCACTTCAGCATTACCGGAGTCAGGTTTGATCAATCCTGTTAACATCCTGATAGTAGTCGTCTTTCCGGCACCGTCGGGTCCAACGAGTCCAAACATTTCACCTTTTTCAATCGAAAAAGTAATGTTATTCACGGCTTCGATAGTTCCAAAGTTTTTCTTAAGGTTTAATATTTTAATTACATCATTCATCTTGTTGTTACAATTTTATCACTGCATCCGCCGGCATCCCGGATTTAAGTTCATAATTTTTGTTAGGTATTGATATTTTTACTGCAAAAACCAGCTTTGTTCTTTCATCTTTTGTCTGAATATTTTTTGGAGTGAATTCTGCTTCGGGGGAGATGTAGGTTACCTTTCCTTCGAAGATTTTATCTTTAAAAGTGTCGACTGAAATTTCAGCTTTTTGCCCTAATTTGATGTAACCGAGCTCTTCTTCGGAAACATAAATTTCAAGTTCGATTGCCTCAAGATCTGATACTTTGAAAAGCGAAGACATCGGACTAACGGTTTCTCCTTTTTCAACAAAAGTTTTTACAATGAAACCATCGATAGGGGACATGACGTAACAATCACGGATATTTTTCTTTAGAAGCTCGACTCCGGCGATTGCCTTGTTCAAATTTGCTTTTGCCTGGTCAATCTCTTCCGGTCTGAAAATCTTTTTTACTTTGGAATAATTTTCCTGTGCTGCTTTAAATTGTGCATTCATTAGCTCATATCTTGCAACAGCATCATCATACTGCTTTTGAGTTATTGATCGGGATTCATACAAACTCTGCATACGGTTTTTATCTTTTTCAGCAAGTTTGAAATTTACTTCTGCTTGTTTGAGGTTCTCTTCTGCCTGGATAATATCCTCTTTTCGTGCGCCTGCTAGCATCAGATTTAGTTGAGCTTCTGCTGCATCTCTTAAAGCATTAGATTGCTGAAGTTGAATATTGAGAAGCTCATGATCTATGATGAGTATTGTATCATTTGCAGAGACTCTTTCACCTTCATTGAAATTAAATTTTAAAATTTCGCCTGAGGTTTTCGAGCTGATAACTACGTCTGTTGATTCGATCGTGCCTGAAGCTTCAATTGAATCGCGCTGTCCGTTATTGCCACAACCTGAAGTCAGTGCAAGCAGTGCTATT
This window encodes:
- a CDS encoding efflux RND transporter periplasmic adaptor subunit, whose product is MKSLIILASIALLALTSGCGNNGQRDSIEASGTIESTDVVISSKTSGEILKFNFNEGERVSANDTILIIDHELLNIQLQQSNALRDAAEAQLNLMLAGARKEDIIQAEENLKQAEVNFKLAEKDKNRMQSLYESRSITQKQYDDAVARYELMNAQFKAAQENYSKVKKIFRPEEIDQAKANLNKAIAGVELLKKNIRDCYVMSPIDGFIVKTFVEKGETVSPMSSLFKVSDLEAIELEIYVSEEELGYIKLGQKAEISVDTFKDKIFEGKVTYISPEAEFTPKNIQTKDERTKLVFAVKISIPNKNYELKSGMPADAVIKL
- a CDS encoding ABC transporter ATP-binding protein, with translation MNRIEVNNLTKKFGSFTAVDNVSFNVKQGEIFGFLGANGAGKSTTIRMLTGILEPTSGDALVGGYSIMKEPDKVKTQIGYMSQKFSLYNDLTVEENIRFFAGVYGLAGKKYEERKKWALKVANLEGKEKLITGSLPGGIKQRLALGTAVIHEPKIVFLDEPTSGVDPISRRNFWDLINDLSAAGITILVTTHYLDEAEFCNDIILINAGKLIAQGNAKQLKTNYIKHTIFEIESDRVVDSMEILEKEDWVGEISIFGNYLHIILNDNSKGEADIREILTNRNSIAVHRIDKIVPTLEDVFIHLLEKDKANAK
- a CDS encoding TolC family protein, producing the protein MKKIILMSLILISGLYSQTQKLTLQQSIEVGLKNSRHIKISESVLKSSDARVTEYTSQMFPKLSLSAAYNYLNLNDPDQLKLGQMPTQIKNPFYLYGMQLSIQQPIFTGFQLSSLRSSAENNFEAANHEHQKNINNKALEIHNSFWNLFKAQKQVDLSEEYLRSLDEELRITKNFMDNGLVTTNDYLKLQLQSSNTMLQLIDAKNNLSLAKANFNKSLGLPLNDSTDIETNFILIQVQEVNYDEFLFEAMANREELKSFEYKIKSSEDRITAANSNWWPKLYAGGNFYLYNVNAETFSIDNEKLQLWSVGLSLNWDLWDWGYTSSKSEQAEQEMLQNKESFELLKEQIEIEVYNAYLVVNSQSEKITVSKLAVESAEENFRITKDKYDNQLATTSDLIDAETELLNSKSKLTISQADYELAKARLNLAVGRKIY
- a CDS encoding ABC transporter ATP-binding protein, with the protein product MNDVIKILNLKKNFGTIEAVNNITFSIEKGEMFGLVGPDGAGKTTTIRMLTGLIKPDSGNAEVLGYDLKTQKNKIKDEIGYLSQKFSLYGDLTIDENIEFFADIHGVKNFEERRNELLEFTRLTPFRDRLAEKLSGGMKQKLALACTLIHKPKIIFLDEPTTGVDPVSRRDFWKILSNLLKEEITIFMTTPYLDEAERCNNVALMNNGKIISWDTPKNVKASLNEEVVEIVCSPIRDAYKLITVNTDYEVQMYGDRLNVALKSYDVQYPGLKKLLTDNNVQIIDHRIIPASLENVFIHLISKESLIKKDF